One genomic region from Bacillus sp. SLBN-46 encodes:
- a CDS encoding argininosuccinate synthase: MAKEKIVLAYSGGLDTSVSVKWIQEKYGYDVIALGLDVGEGKDLEAIKNKALNVGAVKAYMIDAKELLAKEYILPALKANCLYEGKYPLSSALSRPLISKLLVEVAEKEGASAVAHGCTGKGNDQVRFEVSIQALNPSLKVVAPVREWGMTRDEEIKYAEENGIPIPVDLDNPFSIDANIWGRACEAGVLEDPWAEAPEAAFDWTNPIELTPDAAEYVEIEFEQGVPVALNGEKLPLVQLIETLNALGGKHGVGRIDHIENRLVGIKSREVYENPAALILINAHKELEFLTLTREVTQFKTQVEQQMAKIIYEGLWYSPIKPALDAFIEETQKTVTGTIRVKLHKGNHTVVGRKSPFSLYNEELATYSKGDAFDHNAAVGFIKIWGLPTKVYSEVTKKETIVK, from the coding sequence ATGGCAAAAGAAAAAATTGTTTTAGCATATTCAGGTGGTTTAGATACATCCGTTTCGGTTAAATGGATCCAAGAAAAATACGGTTATGATGTCATTGCACTAGGTCTAGATGTAGGTGAAGGAAAAGACTTAGAAGCTATTAAAAATAAGGCATTAAATGTTGGAGCCGTTAAAGCATATATGATCGATGCAAAAGAATTATTGGCAAAGGAATATATTTTACCAGCTTTAAAGGCTAATTGTTTATATGAAGGTAAATATCCATTATCTTCAGCCCTTTCCCGTCCACTTATCTCAAAACTATTAGTAGAGGTGGCGGAAAAAGAAGGTGCTTCAGCTGTTGCTCATGGCTGTACAGGAAAAGGCAATGACCAAGTCCGTTTCGAAGTGTCCATTCAAGCATTAAACCCAAGCCTAAAGGTGGTTGCTCCTGTTCGTGAATGGGGAATGACACGGGATGAAGAAATTAAATATGCTGAGGAAAACGGTATTCCGATTCCAGTAGATTTAGATAATCCTTTTTCCATTGATGCAAACATTTGGGGACGTGCTTGTGAAGCAGGAGTACTTGAAGATCCATGGGCAGAAGCGCCTGAAGCAGCATTCGATTGGACGAATCCGATTGAACTAACTCCAGATGCCGCTGAATATGTAGAAATTGAATTCGAACAAGGGGTTCCTGTTGCCCTTAATGGTGAGAAGCTTCCACTAGTTCAGTTAATTGAAACGTTAAACGCACTGGGTGGTAAGCACGGTGTGGGCCGTATCGACCATATTGAAAATAGATTAGTAGGAATTAAATCAAGAGAAGTGTATGAAAATCCGGCTGCACTCATTTTAATCAATGCGCATAAGGAATTAGAATTCTTAACATTAACTCGTGAGGTTACTCAATTTAAGACACAAGTGGAGCAGCAGATGGCAAAGATTATTTATGAAGGTCTTTGGTATTCTCCGATCAAACCAGCACTTGATGCGTTTATTGAAGAAACACAAAAGACTGTTACAGGAACGATTCGTGTAAAGCTTCATAAAGGAAATCACACAGTTGTAGGCCGTAAGTCTCCATTTAGCTTATACAACGAGGAGCTAGCAACCTATTCAAAAGGTGATGCATTCGATCACAATGCTGCTGTTGGCTTTATTAAGATTTGGGGCTTACCAACAAAGGTATATTCAGAGGTTACTAAAAAAGAAACGATTGTAAAATAA
- the argF gene encoding ornithine carbamoyltransferase has protein sequence MVEAIKSNEKNNPQLKGKDFLQLSDFTSDEILYLLNDALELKQMQKQGKPHPFLSGKVLGMIFEKSSTRTRVSFEVGMLQLGGHAIFLSSKDIQLGRGESISDTAKVLSRYVDGIMIRTFSHDSVKELAEHATVPVMNGLTDLQHPTQVLADLLTILEHKGKLEGLKLCYIGDGNNNMAHSLMEGAVKVGMDVSIASPPGYLPDGKITEAAIKEGMQTGSSVVITNNPLEAIKDADVVVTDVWTSMGQEEETEKRLKAFEGFQVNEELCKQAKADYIFLHCLPAHRDEEVTADIIDGTHSVVFDEAENRLHAQKAILKHLLA, from the coding sequence ATGGTAGAAGCAATTAAATCGAACGAAAAAAATAACCCGCAACTGAAGGGGAAAGATTTTTTACAGCTATCGGATTTCACTTCTGATGAAATCCTTTACCTGTTAAATGACGCGCTTGAACTAAAGCAAATGCAAAAGCAAGGGAAACCGCATCCTTTCTTAAGTGGAAAAGTGTTAGGAATGATTTTCGAGAAGTCATCTACCCGTACTAGGGTTTCGTTTGAAGTAGGAATGCTGCAGCTTGGGGGGCATGCGATTTTCCTAAGCTCAAAAGACATTCAGCTTGGACGTGGGGAAAGTATTTCCGATACAGCTAAAGTGTTATCACGCTATGTGGATGGAATCATGATTCGAACGTTTTCACATGACTCTGTAAAAGAATTAGCAGAGCACGCTACTGTTCCAGTGATGAATGGGTTAACCGATTTGCAGCATCCAACCCAGGTATTAGCTGACCTTTTAACCATTCTTGAGCACAAAGGGAAATTAGAAGGGTTAAAGCTTTGCTATATTGGAGATGGAAATAATAATATGGCCCATTCGTTAATGGAAGGGGCAGTAAAGGTAGGAATGGATGTTAGTATCGCCAGCCCGCCGGGTTATTTACCTGATGGGAAAATTACGGAGGCAGCTATTAAAGAGGGCATGCAAACAGGAAGTTCAGTTGTCATTACAAATAATCCACTTGAAGCGATTAAAGACGCGGATGTCGTCGTAACAGACGTCTGGACCAGCATGGGGCAGGAAGAAGAAACGGAAAAAAGATTGAAGGCGTTTGAAGGCTTTCAAGTCAATGAAGAACTATGCAAACAGGCTAAAGCTGATTATATCTTTTTACACTGTCTACCTGCTCATCGCGATGAAGAAGTAACGGCAGATATTATTGACGGTACTCATTCAGTCGTATTTGATGAAGCTGAGAACCGCCTGCATGCGCAAAAAGCAATTTTAAAACATTTATTAGCATAA
- the carB gene encoding carbamoyl-phosphate synthase (glutamine-hydrolyzing) large subunit has protein sequence MPLNKNLKKVLVIGSGPIVIGQAAEFDYAGTQACIALKEEGIEVVLINNNPATIMTDEAIADKVYIEPLNVATIEKIIQKEKPDGVIGTLGGQTGLNLTVQLYEQKILEKYDVELLGTSVESIKNGEDRERFRNLMLTIGEPIPESAIIHSFEEGVQFVQEIGFPVIIRPAYTLGGEGGGFAHTFDELEIVLKKGLAASPIGQVLVEKSIKGWKEIEYEVMRDANDTCIIVCNMENMDPVGVHTGDSIVVAPSQTLNDVQYQMLRDVSIKVIRELEIIGGCNIQFALHPESNQYYIIEVNPRVSRSSALASKATGYPIARMAAKCAIGYHLDEIVNPITGNTFASFEPAIDYIVVKLPRFPFDKFPEADRTLGTQMKATGEVMAIDRTFEGALNKAIRSMEMNVYGLCLEGNKTAEDATLYDLLTTANDRRLFIIAECFRRGITLEKIQQLTEIDPWFLHKISSIVAIEKELASYQWEQVPVLLLKQAKRNNVSDKLLSEIYDIPEKQIRKKWKELNLKPGYKMVDTCSAEFDAITPYYYSTWHGFDEVEVTNKKKILVIGSGPIRIGQGIEFDYCSVHAAKAIKKNGYEAVVINNNPETVSTDYSIADRLYFEPLAAEDVLHVIEKEKVDGVLIQFGGQTAINLAHSLEEEGVTILGTSVKNVDRLEDRKQFYQLLEDLNIPHIEGQTVSHQDELKEAAEKLGYPVLVRPSYVIGGQSMFTIFSEEELSQYIVQLEGNSQASMWPLLVDKYLPGLECEIDVICDGGTIVVPGIFEHIEKAGVHSGDSITVFPPISLTAKVKETLIDYAGKIAKSASVIGMMNIQFVIYEDEVYVLEVNPRSSRTVPIISKVTGVPMIEWATSVQLGQSLTKLSPTEGLLPEPNYYSVKTPVFSSSKLKGVDHVLGPEMKSTGEALGMGVTFQAALEKSILSLGEETEKNYLFCSISDREKPASLAIIKQFIDKNYKIAATEGTAIFLQDNGIPVEVVVKDDTDVSNFFRKQLIKAVINIPNQGRNKMKFGFQIREHAVRYKIPVFTHLDTIEATFGLQKGSPSEYQVRTVSEYYNIEKEGAVHGRSN, from the coding sequence ATGCCATTAAATAAAAACTTAAAAAAAGTACTTGTCATTGGGTCTGGTCCAATTGTCATTGGTCAGGCAGCAGAATTTGATTATGCCGGAACACAAGCTTGTATCGCCTTGAAAGAGGAAGGAATTGAAGTTGTTTTAATTAATAATAATCCGGCAACCATTATGACTGATGAGGCCATTGCCGATAAGGTATATATTGAACCTTTAAACGTGGCTACAATCGAAAAAATCATTCAAAAAGAAAAGCCCGATGGAGTCATTGGCACCCTAGGGGGGCAAACAGGCTTAAATTTAACCGTTCAGTTATATGAACAAAAGATTTTAGAAAAATACGATGTAGAGCTATTAGGAACTTCGGTTGAATCAATCAAAAACGGTGAAGACCGGGAAAGATTCCGTAATCTCATGCTTACAATCGGCGAACCTATTCCTGAATCTGCTATTATTCACAGCTTTGAAGAAGGAGTACAGTTCGTTCAAGAAATCGGATTTCCAGTAATCATTCGCCCAGCCTATACATTAGGGGGAGAGGGCGGGGGCTTCGCTCACACCTTCGATGAACTTGAAATCGTCTTGAAAAAAGGGCTAGCTGCGAGTCCAATTGGTCAGGTACTGGTTGAAAAAAGTATTAAAGGCTGGAAAGAAATCGAGTACGAAGTCATGCGTGATGCAAATGACACGTGCATCATTGTGTGTAATATGGAAAACATGGATCCTGTCGGCGTTCATACCGGGGATTCCATTGTAGTTGCTCCATCACAGACATTGAATGACGTTCAATATCAAATGCTACGTGATGTTTCCATTAAAGTCATTAGAGAATTAGAAATCATCGGAGGCTGCAATATTCAGTTTGCACTTCACCCAGAATCCAATCAGTACTATATTATCGAAGTAAATCCACGGGTGAGCCGTTCATCAGCACTTGCCTCAAAAGCAACGGGTTATCCGATTGCGCGGATGGCAGCAAAGTGTGCGATTGGGTACCATTTGGATGAGATTGTGAATCCAATAACAGGTAACACGTTTGCTTCATTTGAGCCAGCGATTGATTATATTGTGGTAAAACTACCTCGCTTCCCATTTGATAAGTTTCCAGAGGCAGACCGTACACTTGGAACGCAAATGAAAGCAACAGGTGAAGTAATGGCAATTGACCGCACATTTGAGGGGGCTTTAAACAAAGCCATTCGGTCAATGGAGATGAATGTGTATGGTCTTTGTCTTGAGGGGAATAAAACAGCAGAAGATGCCACCCTTTATGATCTTCTTACAACAGCAAATGACAGACGGTTATTCATCATTGCCGAATGCTTTAGAAGAGGGATTACTCTTGAAAAAATACAGCAGTTAACCGAGATTGATCCATGGTTTTTACACAAAATTAGTTCAATCGTTGCGATTGAAAAGGAATTGGCATCCTATCAATGGGAGCAAGTTCCTGTCCTCCTGCTTAAACAAGCAAAACGAAATAATGTGTCCGATAAACTTTTATCGGAAATATACGATATTCCTGAAAAACAGATTCGTAAAAAGTGGAAAGAATTAAACTTGAAACCTGGCTATAAAATGGTTGATACCTGTTCAGCAGAATTTGATGCTATCACACCTTACTACTATTCTACGTGGCATGGTTTTGACGAAGTAGAAGTAACTAATAAGAAGAAGATTCTTGTTATTGGTTCTGGTCCGATTCGAATTGGTCAAGGAATCGAATTTGATTATTGTTCTGTCCATGCGGCAAAAGCGATTAAGAAGAACGGCTATGAAGCCGTTGTCATAAATAACAACCCAGAAACAGTTAGTACAGACTACTCAATTGCGGATCGTCTATATTTTGAACCTCTTGCAGCGGAAGATGTTCTGCATGTAATTGAGAAGGAAAAGGTTGACGGGGTCTTGATTCAATTTGGCGGACAAACGGCGATTAATTTGGCTCATTCTTTAGAAGAAGAAGGAGTGACCATTTTAGGTACCTCTGTTAAAAATGTCGATCGTTTAGAAGATCGAAAGCAATTCTATCAGTTGCTTGAAGACTTAAATATTCCCCATATTGAGGGTCAAACAGTCTCACACCAAGATGAATTGAAGGAAGCAGCAGAAAAATTAGGCTACCCAGTTCTTGTTCGTCCATCGTATGTGATTGGCGGTCAATCGATGTTTACTATTTTTTCAGAAGAAGAGCTTAGCCAATATATTGTGCAGCTTGAGGGGAACTCGCAAGCATCCATGTGGCCATTATTAGTAGATAAATATTTACCTGGTTTAGAATGTGAGATTGATGTTATTTGTGACGGTGGAACGATTGTGGTTCCTGGTATTTTTGAGCATATTGAAAAAGCTGGAGTCCACTCTGGTGATAGTATCACGGTATTCCCGCCGATTTCTCTAACAGCAAAAGTCAAAGAAACATTAATTGATTATGCAGGGAAGATTGCCAAGTCAGCTTCTGTCATTGGGATGATGAACATTCAATTTGTCATCTATGAAGATGAAGTCTATGTACTAGAAGTGAACCCGCGCTCGTCAAGAACCGTGCCAATTATCAGCAAGGTAACAGGCGTTCCGATGATTGAGTGGGCAACAAGTGTTCAATTGGGTCAATCGTTAACCAAGTTATCACCAACTGAAGGGTTACTACCTGAACCGAACTACTATTCTGTAAAAACACCAGTGTTTTCATCGAGTAAGTTAAAAGGTGTTGATCATGTGCTTGGGCCAGAAATGAAATCAACGGGTGAAGCCCTGGGAATGGGAGTAACGTTTCAAGCGGCTTTAGAAAAGTCGATTCTCTCACTGGGTGAAGAGACAGAGAAAAATTATCTGTTTTGCTCCATTTCGGACCGTGAGAAGCCTGCTAGTCTTGCAATTATTAAACAATTTATCGATAAAAATTACAAAATTGCTGCTACAGAAGGAACAGCAATTTTCCTCCAGGATAACGGAATCCCTGTTGAGGTAGTGGTCAAGGATGATACGGATGTAAGCAACTTTTTCCGAAAGCAGTTAATCAAAGCAGTCATCAATATTCCGAATCAAGGTCGAAATAAAATGAAATTTGGTTTTCAAATTCGTGAGCATGCTGTTCGTTACAAAATACCTGTATTTACCCATTTAGATACGATTGAGGCGACATTTGGGCTGCAGAAAGGTTCTCCCTCTGAATACCAAGTGCGGACGGTTAGTGAATATTACAATATTGAAAAAGAAGGTGCCGTTCATGGTAGAAGCAATTAA
- a CDS encoding carbamoyl phosphate synthase small subunit, with protein MEQGYLTLETGEVFEGVLIGAEKDSLGEVVFNTSMTGYQEIITDPSYAGQMITFCYPIIGSYGINAMDDESITPALSAVIISDLCETPSHYQSIHKFSEKLKQADVPGIAGVDTRLLVKTIRSRGTVKGYLSKTKQGDFSANERSTLWVEKVSTKKMQYFNNRGPHVVLMDYGFKKSILTALLEENCAVTVVPYYTPFEKVKSLNPDGVLFSNGPGDPMDLKKWFPEIKKISQHYPTLGICLGHQLIALAYGAKTAKLAYGHRGGNHPVKEIMTGKVKITAQNHGYVVVDDSIDQTVFDVTYRNVNDQSIEGLKHQSYPIQTVQFHPEAHPGPSDTAHIIKEFVSQIASLGETVYAIK; from the coding sequence TTGGAACAGGGATACCTTACTTTGGAAACGGGAGAAGTGTTTGAAGGTGTACTAATTGGTGCAGAAAAGGATTCTCTCGGGGAAGTAGTTTTTAATACAAGTATGACCGGCTATCAGGAAATCATCACGGATCCCTCCTACGCTGGGCAAATGATTACATTCTGCTACCCGATAATTGGAAGCTATGGAATCAATGCAATGGACGATGAAAGCATTACACCCGCTTTATCAGCGGTAATCATTAGTGATTTATGTGAAACACCAAGTCATTATCAATCCATTCATAAATTTTCAGAAAAACTGAAGCAAGCAGACGTCCCGGGAATCGCCGGTGTTGATACAAGACTCCTTGTTAAAACCATTCGCAGCCGCGGGACAGTCAAAGGCTATTTAAGCAAAACAAAACAAGGAGATTTTTCTGCAAACGAAAGATCAACGTTATGGGTGGAGAAAGTATCCACTAAGAAGATGCAATATTTTAATAATAGAGGCCCACATGTGGTATTAATGGACTACGGCTTTAAAAAGTCGATCCTTACTGCTCTATTAGAAGAAAATTGTGCAGTTACAGTGGTTCCTTATTATACTCCTTTTGAAAAAGTAAAATCCTTGAATCCTGATGGTGTTCTATTTAGCAACGGACCTGGAGATCCAATGGATTTAAAGAAATGGTTCCCAGAAATTAAAAAAATTAGCCAGCATTATCCTACACTTGGAATTTGTTTAGGCCACCAGCTAATCGCTTTAGCATATGGGGCAAAAACAGCAAAGCTTGCCTATGGTCATAGGGGCGGTAATCACCCGGTGAAAGAGATTATGACTGGAAAAGTGAAAATAACGGCACAAAATCATGGGTATGTCGTTGTTGACGATAGCATCGACCAAACGGTCTTTGATGTTACCTACAGAAATGTAAATGATCAATCAATTGAAGGACTAAAACATCAAAGCTATCCAATCCAAACGGTGCAATTTCATCCGGAAGCACATCCCGGACCGAGCGATACCGCACACATTATTAAAGAATTCGTAAGCCAGATAGCTTCATTGGGAGAGACCGTGTATGCCATTAAATAA
- a CDS encoding acetylornithine transaminase: MVNDTSVSLSSPIMATYSRFPVTLVKGKGSYVWDDQGKQYLDFTSGIATCNLGHVPDAIKEKLEEQLQNLWHCTNLYHIPNQEKLAALLTANSCGDQVFFCNSGAEANEAAIKLARRYANKVKGSGSSEVVTFQQSFHGRTLATLTATGQEKIQQGFSPLMPGFSYLPFNDEEALEELTTRKPAAVLLELVQGEGGVIPANHEWVKKLAAICKDNGILLMVDEIQTGIGRTGTLFAYEQYGIEPDVISLAKGLGSGFPIGAIIAKEEASKGFEPGSHGSTFGGNPLATAAGLATVTHILETNLLKQVNEVVTYLDSQLEMLKGKYEFIKNIRGKGLLKGLLVETNALDIVQKAIANNLLILTAGPNVVRILPPLTVTKEEINEFIEALEKTFQGIEKGE, from the coding sequence ATGGTAAACGATACTTCCGTTTCTCTATCCTCCCCAATAATGGCCACATACAGCCGTTTCCCGGTCACGTTAGTAAAGGGAAAAGGAAGTTATGTGTGGGACGATCAAGGGAAGCAATATTTAGATTTCACGTCTGGGATTGCAACCTGTAATTTAGGTCATGTTCCAGATGCTATAAAAGAAAAACTGGAGGAACAACTGCAAAACCTATGGCACTGTACAAACCTCTATCATATTCCCAATCAGGAAAAGCTCGCAGCACTGCTTACTGCTAATAGCTGTGGGGACCAAGTTTTCTTCTGTAATAGTGGGGCAGAAGCAAATGAAGCAGCGATTAAGCTAGCAAGAAGATATGCAAACAAGGTAAAGGGAAGCGGGTCATCTGAAGTGGTGACTTTTCAACAATCTTTCCACGGTAGAACACTGGCAACCTTAACAGCAACCGGTCAAGAAAAAATCCAACAGGGTTTTTCACCACTTATGCCAGGTTTTAGTTATCTTCCATTCAATGATGAAGAAGCGCTTGAAGAGCTAACCACACGAAAGCCTGCAGCTGTCCTACTAGAGCTTGTCCAAGGTGAGGGCGGAGTCATACCTGCAAACCATGAATGGGTAAAAAAACTAGCAGCAATTTGTAAGGATAACGGTATCCTGCTGATGGTCGATGAAATCCAAACGGGAATCGGGAGAACGGGTACACTCTTTGCTTATGAACAGTACGGAATTGAACCAGATGTCATTAGTCTTGCAAAGGGGCTAGGATCAGGTTTCCCCATTGGAGCCATCATCGCAAAAGAAGAAGCGTCCAAGGGATTTGAACCGGGCAGCCATGGCAGTACTTTTGGTGGGAATCCACTAGCGACGGCTGCTGGACTGGCAACTGTTACTCATATACTAGAAACCAACTTACTAAAACAAGTGAACGAAGTCGTAACATACCTTGATAGTCAGCTGGAAATGTTGAAGGGAAAATACGAGTTTATTAAAAATATACGTGGTAAAGGACTGCTAAAGGGACTGCTTGTTGAAACGAACGCACTTGATATCGTACAAAAAGCGATTGCAAACAACCTTCTTATTTTAACAGCCGGACCGAATGTCGTTCGCATTTTACCACCATTAACGGTAACAAAAGAAGAGATAAATGAATTTATTGAAGCATTGGAAAAAACTTTCCAAGGTATAGAGAAAGGCGAGTGA
- the argB gene encoding acetylglutamate kinase has protein sequence MKYLVIKCGGSVLENLPRSFYEDVVQMHQSGEWTPIIVHGGGPLITSLLKNLNVETTFVNGLRVTNHDVLDIVEMVLSGSVNKLVVRNLVEVGGNAFGISGVDGGLLKAVPTSDAKTLGFVGEVVGVNQSVIEGIVNQGYIPVISPIGIDASGQRYNINGDIAASAIAKALGANLCFISDIPGILIEKNGVKTKLDKATKSTIEELIDNQTIYGGMIPKVKAAIDGLVHNIPEVGIINGFDKNSLIDYTAGKDIGTKIVLEEEIA, from the coding sequence ATGAAATACCTAGTCATTAAGTGTGGCGGAAGTGTGTTAGAAAATCTGCCAAGATCTTTTTATGAAGATGTCGTTCAGATGCATCAATCAGGTGAATGGACACCTATCATTGTTCATGGCGGAGGTCCTCTCATAACGTCCTTATTAAAAAATTTAAATGTGGAAACAACTTTTGTAAATGGTTTACGTGTAACCAACCATGACGTGCTAGATATTGTGGAAATGGTTCTGAGTGGTTCGGTTAATAAGCTAGTTGTCAGAAACCTAGTCGAGGTAGGCGGAAATGCTTTTGGCATAAGTGGAGTAGACGGCGGATTATTGAAAGCAGTTCCGACATCTGATGCAAAAACGTTAGGGTTTGTGGGTGAAGTAGTTGGTGTAAATCAAAGTGTCATTGAAGGAATCGTCAATCAAGGGTATATACCGGTTATTTCTCCCATCGGCATTGATGCGAGTGGTCAACGCTACAATATCAATGGAGACATAGCAGCTAGCGCGATTGCAAAAGCACTGGGAGCCAATCTTTGTTTTATTAGTGATATTCCAGGGATTTTAATTGAAAAAAATGGTGTGAAAACAAAGCTTGATAAAGCAACCAAATCAACCATTGAAGAACTAATCGACAATCAAACCATTTACGGTGGCATGATTCCAAAGGTAAAGGCTGCCATAGACGGCCTTGTTCACAACATACCTGAAGTGGGGATTATCAATGGTTTTGATAAAAATAGTCTGATAGATTACACAGCAGGTAAAGATATTGGTACAAAAATTGTCTTAGAAGAGGAGATTGCGTAA
- the argJ gene encoding bifunctional ornithine acetyltransferase/N-acetylglutamate synthase, whose product MTQATSTSEIVVLEEGSVTLPKGYKAGGMHCGIKRKRLDLGYIVSEVPATAAGVYTTNIFQAAPLLITQESVAKENKLQAIIVNSGNANACTGEQGLLDAYTMQKDFANELGIEEHLVAVTSTGVIGELMPMEKVKAGITEILNKEYENESLFKQAILTTDTCVKHTAVQMTIDGKTVSIGGASKGSGMIHPNMATMLGFVTTDANIAQEDLLAALRDVTNQTFNMITVDGDTSTNDMVLVLANGLAENSQLTKVHPDWDVFKQGLKMVCESLAKKIARDGEGATKLVEVQVTGSYSRNAASAVGKAIISSNLVKTAIYGTDPNWGRIVTAIGYSGVPVEPNAIKVAIGPYTVFENGLPNMFVEEEVKEYLQLDVIKIHVELNQGEFSATAWGCDLTYDYVKINASYRT is encoded by the coding sequence TTGACACAAGCAACATCAACAAGTGAAATTGTGGTACTAGAAGAAGGAAGTGTCACCTTGCCAAAGGGGTATAAAGCAGGTGGCATGCACTGTGGAATTAAAAGAAAACGACTCGATTTAGGCTACATTGTATCGGAAGTTCCAGCAACCGCTGCAGGCGTGTATACCACAAATATTTTTCAAGCAGCGCCTTTATTAATTACTCAGGAAAGTGTAGCAAAAGAAAATAAACTCCAAGCCATTATTGTTAATTCAGGTAACGCCAATGCTTGTACAGGGGAACAAGGATTACTTGATGCCTATACCATGCAAAAGGATTTTGCAAATGAACTAGGAATTGAAGAGCATCTTGTTGCAGTGACTTCCACAGGGGTCATCGGAGAACTAATGCCGATGGAAAAAGTAAAAGCAGGGATTACAGAGATCCTTAATAAAGAATACGAAAATGAGAGCTTGTTTAAACAAGCCATCCTAACTACTGATACATGTGTCAAACATACAGCGGTGCAAATGACTATCGATGGAAAAACAGTTAGCATCGGTGGCGCCTCAAAGGGTTCTGGAATGATCCATCCAAACATGGCTACTATGCTTGGGTTCGTAACTACAGATGCAAACATAGCGCAGGAAGACCTGTTGGCAGCCCTTCGTGACGTCACCAATCAAACTTTCAATATGATTACGGTTGATGGCGATACAAGTACGAATGACATGGTTCTCGTCTTGGCCAATGGGTTAGCAGAAAACAGTCAACTAACCAAGGTCCATCCGGATTGGGATGTGTTTAAACAGGGTTTGAAAATGGTTTGTGAATCACTTGCTAAAAAGATCGCACGAGATGGCGAGGGGGCTACCAAGCTAGTAGAAGTTCAAGTGACTGGCTCTTATAGCCGAAATGCAGCAAGTGCTGTCGGTAAAGCTATTATTTCTTCTAACCTAGTAAAAACAGCTATTTATGGAACAGATCCAAACTGGGGAAGAATTGTGACGGCAATTGGCTACAGTGGTGTTCCTGTAGAACCGAATGCCATTAAGGTAGCAATCGGACCCTATACGGTATTCGAAAACGGGCTACCAAACATGTTTGTAGAAGAAGAGGTTAAAGAATACTTACAACTTGATGTTATTAAAATACATGTTGAATTAAACCAAGGTGAATTTAGTGCAACTGCTTGGGGATGCGACCTTACCTACGATTACGTAAAAATAAATGCATCCTACCGCACGTAA
- the argC gene encoding N-acetyl-gamma-glutamyl-phosphate reductase, producing the protein MKAAIIGGTGYGSVELIRLIQKHPYLEVGSVVSNSKAGYSFSETYPHLSEIMDQPLETFDAKRLAETNDITFLATPSGVSSKLVPQLLEQGMKCIDLSGDFRLRSGAEYETWYNHTPADEQYLEKAIYGLSEIYSEKIKNANLIANPGCYPTASSLGLLPILKSQLADKNSIIIDAKSGVSGAGRGLSLIAHYAEINENFKAYKLGKHQHIPEIEQVLTDESGDSITVSFTTHLVPMTRGIMCTMYVNLKEKISTKKVFDLYKQFYQDSHFIRVRPEGSIPSTKEVSGSNYCDIGLHVDERTNRLTIISVIDNLVKGAAGQAIQNVNLMNGWDEQTGLTDIPMYP; encoded by the coding sequence ATGAAAGCAGCAATCATTGGTGGAACAGGGTATGGGTCTGTAGAACTTATTCGCTTGATTCAGAAGCATCCATACTTGGAGGTTGGTTCAGTAGTATCCAACTCTAAAGCGGGCTATAGCTTTAGTGAAACATATCCTCATCTTTCTGAAATAATGGATCAACCATTAGAGACATTTGATGCAAAACGATTAGCTGAAACGAACGATATTACTTTCCTTGCTACTCCATCTGGTGTCAGTAGTAAGCTTGTTCCGCAGCTGCTAGAGCAAGGTATGAAATGTATTGATCTGTCAGGCGACTTTCGATTACGGTCAGGCGCAGAATACGAAACCTGGTACAATCACACACCTGCAGATGAGCAGTATTTAGAAAAAGCAATTTACGGTTTAAGTGAGATTTATAGCGAAAAAATTAAGAATGCTAATTTAATAGCCAATCCAGGCTGTTATCCTACCGCATCCAGTTTGGGCCTACTCCCAATCTTAAAATCGCAGCTAGCTGATAAAAACTCAATCATCATTGACGCGAAATCAGGCGTCTCAGGCGCAGGTAGAGGATTATCATTAATCGCACACTACGCCGAAATCAACGAAAACTTTAAAGCTTATAAACTAGGAAAACATCAACACATTCCAGAAATTGAGCAAGTCCTTACAGATGAGAGTGGAGATTCCATCACGGTTTCCTTTACTACCCACCTTGTCCCAATGACACGAGGAATCATGTGTACGATGTATGTGAATCTAAAAGAAAAAATTTCAACAAAAAAAGTTTTCGATTTATATAAACAATTTTATCAAGACTCTCATTTTATAAGGGTACGGCCTGAGGGATCGATCCCTTCTACAAAAGAAGTATCCGGGTCAAACTATTGTGATATTGGGCTACATGTCGATGAACGAACCAACCGCTTAACGATTATCTCTGTTATCGATAATTTAGTTAAAGGAGCGGCTGGGCAGGCAATCCAAAATGTGAACTTGATGAATGGTTGGGATGAACAAACGGGGTTAACCGATATACCAATGTATCCATAG